DNA from Pelobacter propionicus DSM 2379:
GCCAGGATTCGCCCTTCGCTGCGCAGCGAATTGAAGAGCATACCGGCAAGCGGTTCCCCCCTGCTGTTTTTCGATTTTACCCCCTTTGAACACCTCGTCTTTGGCGGCTACCGCATCCGTTTTCATCTCTACACCCTGCAGGGCTCTGTTGCCAACCCGGCTGCCTGGAAAATGACCCTGAAAGGCGCCGATGGCCTGGTGATGGTCATGGATGCAACGCCGGGGAGGTATCAGGCCGCCCTGCAGAGTCTGACGCAACTGCGGGATTTCCTGGACAACTACGGTATGGGGTTGGATGACATTCCCGCTGTACTTCAGCTCAACAAGGCCGATCTCTCCGGAGAGCTGGTTGCCGAGGTTGCTGCCAGGGGGCTGGGCTTGAAGGGGTGCCGCGTCTTGACGACAAACGCGCTGACGGGTGCGGGGGTCCTGGAAACCCTATCTGCTCTTTCTCCTCTGGTCATGGGGCGTGTCGGCGAGCGTGACGACCTGCCCCGTCTGCGTGGTGCGGAAGCCCCTTCCGCGGAGAGCGGTATTCCAGCTGACACTGCCCCGGAGAGACCCGCCGATGACGCGGGCGCCGTTGATGCCGGGCCACGTGGGGGCGAGTCCGCGCATCACCTGGCCGCGGCCGCACCCCCTGGCCAGGCGGTCGGACAGGTGAGCGTGTCGCAGGACGGGGTTCGCGTAGAGGCGGGAACGGTGGTCATCCCCCTTGAAGTCAGCTCTTCCCA
Protein-coding regions in this window:
- a CDS encoding GTP-binding protein; this encodes MALVNHATKEINAKIVYYGPEKSGKATSLRYVHARIRPSLRSELKSIPASGSPLLFFDFTPFEHLVFGGYRIRFHLYTLQGSVANPAAWKMTLKGADGLVMVMDATPGRYQAALQSLTQLRDFLDNYGMGLDDIPAVLQLNKADLSGELVAEVAARGLGLKGCRVLTTNALTGAGVLETLSALSPLVMGRVGERDDLPRLRGAEAPSAESGIPADTAPERPADDAGAVDAGPRGGESAHHLAAAAPPGQAVGQVSVSQDGVRVEAGTVVIPLEVSSSQGIQRLTVTVMVAPAP